A single region of the Amphiura filiformis chromosome 7, Afil_fr2py, whole genome shotgun sequence genome encodes:
- the LOC140156998 gene encoding uncharacterized protein: MEGWLILPPTTVGIAIGLSISALCSDHWTQTPAANSGLWSACYYKDESQEWICGDAEWEHPNWILAVKVLVIISVGLGLLTAISELMAVVNKSAGWSRLAFFVVIFQEIFLAVGLFVFFGYVMNYRDRSDLSWSYALGWISVGFYVLGLIFFSQQAKRLRSDDEYERIGGYGYTMSRD; encoded by the exons ATGGAGGGTTGGCTCATCCTACCGCCTACTACAGTAGGCATAGCTATTGGTCTCAGTATATCAGCATTATGTAGTGACCACTGGACGCAGACTCCTGCAGCCAATTCAGGACTATGGTCTGCATGCTACTACAAGGATGAATCACAGGAGTGGATTTGTGGGGATGCGGAATGGGAACATC CAAATTGGATTCTAGCAGTCAAAGTTTTGGTCATCATATCAGTTGGTCTAGGTTTGCTGACTGCAATCTCAGAATTGATGGCGGTTGTCAATAAAAGTGCTGGATGGTCTCGCTTAGCATTTTTTGTTGTCATCTTTCAAG AAATCTTCCTTGCAGTAGGACTTTTTGTATTCTTTGGATACGTTATGAACTATCGCGACAGATCAGATTTATCATGGTCGTACGCCCTCGGCTGGATAAGTGTGGGATTTTACGTATTAGGTCTCATTTTTTTCTCGCAACAAGCCAAAAGACTACGCTCAGATGACGAGTATGAGAGAATTGGTGGTTATGGTTATACTATGAGTAGAGACTAG